A single Candidatus Neomarinimicrobiota bacterium DNA region contains:
- a CDS encoding tetratricopeptide repeat protein, whose translation MKKHLFFALPVLSLLMLAGCSTKPESDVDTPEYHYKSGMRAVDNGDYQQAIKSFQRSVDLDKKFAIGYGGLGLAHAHLGNYSEAKSYAGKCGSKGKKDPEALALSARVWITMRHSEKKWFNKAEKFLEKALKRDENHEGALYWFGVAHLYHYDFSVAESYFRRVVSFKGEYAGKADHQWQRSQKIVRAMPGTPAGKKVALQEQISRADMAVIFAEELKIGELISRLPKQNSGFQTPSQMAEQSSISTPTDARGHWAEAWVKDMIRYGILDPFPDGNFYPNDVVDRANYAMAVQRLLVVATRDASLETRYFGENPSRFSDVPSSHPAYNAMALCSERGIMQSNVMTGNFNPAGTVGGADALLIVRILQTSLRITF comes from the coding sequence ATGAAAAAACATTTATTCTTTGCCTTACCCGTTCTTTCCCTACTCATGCTTGCAGGCTGTAGCACCAAGCCAGAAAGCGACGTCGATACACCAGAATATCACTATAAGTCCGGTATGCGTGCTGTGGATAATGGTGATTACCAACAGGCCATTAAATCTTTCCAACGATCAGTGGATCTCGATAAGAAATTTGCAATTGGATACGGTGGATTAGGACTCGCTCACGCTCATCTTGGTAATTATAGTGAAGCAAAAAGTTATGCAGGAAAATGCGGAAGCAAAGGTAAGAAAGATCCTGAAGCTCTAGCTTTAAGTGCGCGAGTCTGGATAACTATGAGACATTCTGAAAAAAAATGGTTTAATAAAGCAGAAAAATTTCTTGAAAAAGCCTTAAAACGAGATGAAAATCATGAAGGCGCTTTATACTGGTTCGGTGTAGCACATTTGTATCATTATGATTTTTCAGTCGCTGAGTCGTATTTCCGACGAGTGGTTAGTTTTAAGGGCGAATATGCCGGAAAAGCAGACCACCAATGGCAGAGATCCCAAAAAATTGTAAGAGCAATGCCGGGGACTCCAGCCGGTAAAAAAGTTGCGCTTCAAGAACAAATATCCCGCGCAGACATGGCAGTTATTTTTGCAGAAGAATTGAAGATTGGCGAATTGATTTCTCGGTTACCAAAGCAAAACTCAGGATTCCAAACTCCATCACAAATGGCAGAACAATCATCAATATCAACGCCAACCGATGCACGCGGTCACTGGGCGGAAGCGTGGGTGAAAGATATGATTCGTTATGGTATTTTAGATCCATTCCCTGACGGAAATTTTTATCCGAACGATGTGGTTGATCGGGCCAATTATGCTATGGCCGTTCAACGACTTTTGGTTGTTGCAACCCGTGATGCAAGCTTGGAAACACGGTACTTTGGGGAAAACCCTTCACGGTTTAGCGATGTTCCCAGCAGCCATCCGGCATACAATGCAATGGCTTTATGTAGCGAGCGCGGTATTATGCAGTCCAATGTCATGACAGGAAATTTCAATCCTGCCGGAACCGTTGGAGGTGCCGATGCGCTTCTCATTGTGCGGATTTTGCAAACATCGCTTAGGATAACTTTCTGA
- a CDS encoding T9SS type A sorting domain-containing protein encodes MMQNQLRFLIILILSVSRFNAQEITLDSCDSWINSNAPAFFQKYFDCADITVNDDYIVIHTDGNPPHQSWYYPSSHPNYILFVSQGDGYFLNPNTIAGQDFNLSIPRNPVSLGITIDASLVDGNVNSSSFEYPMGLAGIALDGVALFNPLAAPQHDIAEEKFSFDYYNAHPTNNGMYHYHTSTKGPLEVLENIGLITNALPDSAEIEVYGIMCDGTIVLGCTELNGSTPVADDFDAQNGHVHDLMDEDSVTHFVDRYHTHLCPGDYSYDYTPEIRYYNTCYREVLSLTDEWIPNEYSVYQNYPNPFNPTTTIYYDLPEQTDVEITVHDMIGRNVRTLINQNQSAGMKSVFWDARDANGNQLSSGIYIYRVSAGSFTATKKMVLLK; translated from the coding sequence ATGATGCAAAATCAACTCCGTTTTCTAATCATATTAATCCTTAGCGTATCCAGATTCAACGCGCAGGAAATCACGTTGGATTCATGTGATTCTTGGATCAATTCCAATGCTCCTGCATTTTTTCAAAAATATTTTGATTGCGCCGATATTACTGTGAATGATGATTATATCGTTATCCATACTGATGGTAATCCGCCGCATCAAAGCTGGTATTACCCAAGCAGCCATCCAAATTATATACTTTTTGTGTCTCAAGGCGATGGATATTTTTTGAATCCAAACACGATTGCCGGGCAGGACTTCAATTTATCTATTCCACGCAATCCTGTCTCTTTAGGAATAACGATTGATGCGAGTCTTGTGGACGGCAATGTAAATTCAAGCAGTTTTGAATATCCAATGGGATTAGCAGGCATTGCATTGGATGGCGTGGCGCTATTTAATCCTCTGGCAGCTCCCCAACACGATATTGCCGAGGAAAAATTTTCATTTGATTATTATAATGCACATCCGACGAACAACGGCATGTATCACTATCACACATCAACAAAAGGCCCATTGGAAGTTTTAGAAAATATAGGACTAATTACCAACGCTTTGCCGGATTCAGCTGAAATTGAAGTTTACGGGATTATGTGTGATGGAACGATTGTCTTAGGCTGTACTGAATTAAATGGAAGCACTCCTGTGGCTGATGATTTTGATGCCCAAAATGGACATGTTCATGATTTGATGGATGAAGATAGTGTCACACATTTTGTCGATCGCTACCATACTCACTTATGCCCCGGGGACTACAGTTATGATTATACTCCTGAAATTAGATATTACAATACCTGTTACCGGGAAGTATTGAGTTTGACAGACGAGTGGATTCCAAACGAATATTCTGTATATCAGAATTATCCGAATCCTTTTAATCCAACCACAACAATCTATTATGATTTACCAGAACAGACCGATGTGGAAATCACCGTACATGATATGATTGGTCGTAATGTCAGAACCCTTATAAATCAAAATCAAAGTGCCGGGATGAAATCAGTATTTTGGGATGCCAGAGATGCAAACGGAAACCAGCTTTCTTCCGGTATATATATTTATCGGGTGTCAGCAGGTTCTTTTACAGCTACAAAAAAAATGGTGCTGTTAAAATGA
- a CDS encoding phosphatase PAP2 family protein yields MKRIFNLVDVTLLIYLGLLSFHIFATASNFSAWKIHIGINLLIFAGIFLLAKVDRTSKNSAIEFVHLFYPVFLLIWLYPQVCLLRFTVIPQDLDPILIQWDTALFGEQVYRRIAVSLSLFWKEFFHGIYFFYYVSLGLFAMLAYRSQRRLVDTYLFTLILCMCIHQWGVVLFPSAGPIHLRTELIPDGILFIPIMDFIYYNVDKGGGAFPSLHSAAVLVVSIFGARMFPKWKIPIYLFCAGVLFSTFANLYHYPIDTIAGVLTGSLCIVFFPKLYDYIHSDEVK; encoded by the coding sequence ATGAAAAGAATTTTCAATCTAGTAGATGTAACACTCCTTATTTATTTGGGGCTGTTGTCTTTTCATATATTTGCTACAGCCTCAAATTTTTCAGCGTGGAAAATTCACATCGGAATAAATTTATTAATTTTTGCTGGGATCTTTCTATTAGCCAAGGTTGACCGCACATCCAAAAATTCTGCCATTGAATTTGTGCATCTTTTTTATCCCGTTTTTCTATTGATTTGGTTATACCCACAGGTTTGTTTGTTAAGATTTACCGTCATTCCTCAAGATCTTGATCCCATTCTTATTCAATGGGACACGGCGTTATTTGGTGAGCAGGTTTACCGTCGCATTGCGGTGTCTTTAAGTTTGTTCTGGAAAGAATTTTTCCATGGTATTTATTTTTTCTACTATGTGAGCTTGGGTTTATTTGCCATGCTTGCATATCGATCTCAAAGACGGTTAGTAGATACTTATTTATTCACACTTATTTTATGTATGTGCATTCACCAGTGGGGAGTGGTTCTTTTTCCATCAGCGGGACCAATACACTTGAGAACAGAACTCATTCCGGATGGGATTCTATTTATTCCAATCATGGATTTCATTTATTACAATGTGGATAAAGGTGGAGGTGCATTTCCAAGCTTGCATTCAGCAGCTGTTCTTGTTGTATCTATTTTTGGCGCAAGAATGTTCCCCAAATGGAAAATACCAATCTATCTATTCTGTGCGGGTGTTTTATTTTCCACCTTTGCTAACCTATACCATTACCCTATCGATACTATTGCTGGTGTATTGACAGGCAGTTTGTGTATAGTTTTCTTCCCGAAGCTTTATGATTATATTCACAGTGATGAAGTTAAATAA
- the ligA gene encoding NAD-dependent DNA ligase LigA, which yields MINTKLKIEKLRKELDDHNYRYYVLDDPIISDSEWDVLFRELQELENANPHLVSPESPTQRVGAEPLSSFGNVTHRIPMLSLQNGMDEDELKAFDNRMKKGLELDWVEYAAEPKLDGVAVELVYENGHFVSGSTRGNGVVGEDITQNLKTIRGIPLKLRGSDNHLPSILEIRGEIFISNLDFEKLNQAQEASGKERFANPRNAAAGSLRQLDSAITASRRLSIYCYQPGFIEGESFETQIDFLKQIKTWGLPVNPEIEVMAGIDAVLNYHRKLESMRENLPYEIDGTVFKVNNLTFQNDLGIRSRTPRWAIAGKFKAQQVTTIVKDIIASLGRTGAVTPVATLNPVVVGGVTVAHATLHNQDEIDRKDIRIGDTVLIQRAGDVIPKIVQVIKNKRPNKTLRYTLPTSCPECNHTVYRPEGEAVARCQNLSCPAQVKRRIQHFVSKNAMDIDGLGEKLVNQLVDEKLVSSIDTLYHLTEIQMSELDRMGEKSAQNILASLESSKQTNFHRFVYALGIRNVGEHVANVLEKAYRGDMESFMSAELDDLEAIDEIGPIVAETIVNFWNDEQNKTVVNACFNLGIKLEKLSFQARGILDGKSFVFTGSLESMTRNKAKNAIENLSGRVSGSVSKKTDFVVAGPGSGSKKKKAEKLGIKVLTEEEFLVMIT from the coding sequence ATGATCAACACAAAATTGAAAATTGAAAAACTTCGGAAAGAATTGGATGATCATAATTACCGGTATTATGTATTAGACGATCCCATTATTTCTGATTCAGAGTGGGATGTTCTTTTCCGTGAATTGCAAGAATTAGAAAATGCAAATCCCCACCTCGTGTCTCCGGAATCGCCTACCCAGCGCGTTGGCGCAGAACCGCTCTCATCCTTTGGAAATGTGACACACCGAATTCCCATGCTATCGCTTCAAAATGGTATGGATGAAGATGAGTTGAAGGCATTTGACAATCGAATGAAAAAAGGGTTGGAGTTGGATTGGGTAGAATACGCTGCGGAACCAAAACTTGATGGAGTTGCCGTTGAGTTGGTTTACGAAAATGGACACTTCGTATCTGGATCTACTCGCGGAAATGGCGTGGTTGGAGAAGATATCACTCAAAACCTGAAAACAATCCGTGGAATTCCCTTAAAACTACGTGGTAGCGATAATCATCTTCCATCTATCCTCGAAATTCGTGGAGAAATTTTCATTAGTAACCTCGATTTTGAGAAACTTAATCAAGCGCAGGAAGCATCAGGAAAAGAAAGATTTGCAAACCCGCGCAATGCCGCTGCAGGAAGCCTTCGCCAATTAGATTCTGCTATCACCGCTAGTCGCCGTCTTTCTATTTATTGTTATCAGCCTGGATTTATCGAAGGCGAATCTTTCGAAACACAAATAGATTTTCTTAAACAAATAAAAACGTGGGGACTTCCGGTAAATCCGGAAATTGAAGTTATGGCGGGGATAGATGCTGTTTTGAACTACCATCGTAAACTTGAATCAATGCGGGAAAACCTTCCATACGAAATTGATGGAACCGTTTTTAAAGTCAATAACCTAACATTTCAGAATGATCTCGGAATACGCAGTAGAACTCCACGGTGGGCAATCGCCGGGAAATTCAAAGCCCAGCAAGTAACAACCATTGTGAAGGATATCATTGCATCCTTGGGGCGTACCGGCGCCGTTACGCCAGTCGCCACACTCAACCCGGTTGTGGTCGGCGGAGTAACCGTTGCACATGCTACACTGCATAATCAAGACGAAATTGATCGAAAAGACATTCGCATCGGTGATACAGTTCTCATTCAGCGGGCGGGAGATGTGATTCCAAAAATTGTTCAAGTCATCAAAAATAAACGTCCCAATAAAACATTACGCTACACCCTTCCTACATCCTGCCCGGAATGCAACCATACAGTTTACCGTCCGGAAGGTGAGGCAGTAGCGCGATGCCAAAATCTATCCTGTCCTGCTCAAGTGAAACGAAGGATTCAGCACTTCGTATCAAAAAATGCTATGGATATAGATGGTCTTGGTGAAAAACTGGTAAACCAACTTGTAGATGAAAAATTGGTTTCATCAATTGATACGCTCTACCATCTTACGGAAATTCAAATGTCGGAATTAGATCGCATGGGTGAGAAATCTGCTCAGAATATTTTAGCTTCATTGGAATCTTCTAAACAAACCAATTTTCACCGATTTGTATATGCGCTTGGCATTCGTAATGTTGGCGAACATGTTGCGAACGTATTAGAAAAAGCATATCGTGGTGATATGGAGTCGTTCATGTCAGCTGAACTGGACGATCTAGAAGCAATTGATGAGATTGGACCAATCGTTGCAGAAACCATAGTGAATTTTTGGAATGATGAACAAAACAAAACTGTGGTAAATGCCTGTTTTAATCTGGGAATTAAATTAGAGAAACTTTCATTCCAGGCTCGAGGAATACTGGATGGAAAATCTTTTGTTTTTACCGGCTCTCTTGAATCAATGACTAGAAATAAAGCAAAAAATGCCATAGAAAATCTCAGTGGACGAGTTAGTGGGTCGGTAAGTAAAAAAACAGATTTTGTCGTAGCCGGTCCGGGATCCGGAAGTAAAAAGAAAAAAGCAGAGAAACTTGGAATTAAGGTTTTAACGGAAGAAGAATTTTTAGTGATGATTACATAG
- a CDS encoding glucose dehydrogenase has protein sequence MIKIFLFLSLMLFAKGEELTSELVADGFSKPVYATALPGRPGYIIVLEQKGVIKLAKNGKTLKNPFLDITGRVHYPLPPHDERGLLGIAFHPEYKQNGFLFVNYVDEHDVTHISRFQISENPLKANPQSEIILLTLKQPFPNHNGGHLGFSPKDGFLYISIGDGGDGGDPFNHAQNPETLFGSMLRIDVDLGNSFGIPENNPFKYLNNVRPEIWSTGLRNVWRFSFDRKTGDLYMGDVGQDKWEEINFQPAESTGGENYGWRIMEGNHCYNPETDCDESEFVKPILEYPNDANYMRVITGMDEPEVDGCSVTGGYVYRGKTMPQLNGTYFFADYCSGNIWTFDLDKGIPKHFSNRTDEIALGGGDYTTYISSFGEDEDGELLIVDYSGAVYRIIPSH, from the coding sequence ATGATAAAAATATTTCTATTCCTATCCTTAATGCTGTTCGCAAAAGGAGAAGAACTGACCTCTGAATTGGTTGCTGACGGATTTTCAAAACCCGTTTACGCCACAGCACTTCCCGGTCGTCCCGGATATATCATCGTCCTTGAACAAAAGGGTGTTATTAAACTCGCTAAAAATGGTAAAACGCTTAAAAATCCATTTTTAGATATAACAGGGCGAGTTCATTATCCACTGCCGCCACATGATGAGCGGGGTCTTTTGGGTATCGCTTTTCACCCAGAGTACAAACAGAATGGATTCCTATTTGTCAATTATGTAGATGAGCATGACGTAACACATATTTCCCGCTTTCAAATTTCGGAAAATCCGCTTAAAGCTAACCCACAATCTGAAATTATCTTGCTTACGTTGAAGCAACCATTCCCAAACCATAACGGCGGTCATTTGGGTTTCAGCCCAAAAGATGGATTCCTGTATATTTCTATTGGCGATGGCGGGGATGGTGGCGACCCGTTTAATCATGCTCAAAATCCGGAAACCTTATTTGGGTCAATGTTGAGAATTGATGTTGATTTGGGGAACTCTTTTGGAATTCCTGAAAACAATCCATTTAAATACTTGAACAATGTACGGCCTGAAATCTGGTCAACCGGCCTCCGCAATGTTTGGCGGTTTTCTTTCGACAGAAAAACCGGCGATTTATATATGGGAGATGTCGGTCAGGATAAATGGGAAGAAATCAATTTCCAACCCGCAGAAAGCACGGGAGGAGAAAATTATGGTTGGCGGATAATGGAAGGCAATCACTGCTATAATCCGGAGACGGATTGCGATGAAAGCGAATTTGTGAAACCGATTCTGGAATATCCAAATGACGCAAATTATATGCGCGTGATCACCGGAATGGATGAACCCGAAGTTGATGGTTGTTCGGTAACCGGAGGGTATGTTTACCGAGGAAAAACAATGCCACAGTTGAACGGAACATACTTTTTTGCAGATTATTGTTCCGGCAATATCTGGACATTTGATCTGGACAAGGGGATCCCGAAACATTTTTCAAACCGAACAGATGAAATTGCTTTAGGCGGCGGTGACTACACTACATATATTTCATCGTTTGGAGAAGATGAGGATGGTGAACTTTTGATCGTGGATTATAGCGGAGCGGTGTATAGGATCATTCCTTCACATTAA
- a CDS encoding ABC transporter ATP-binding protein: MNPAIQINELKKSYNGSEALRGVDLTIGEGEFYGLLGPNGAGKTTTINILTGLVIKDNGITEVFGKDTIKDYRFTRAQIGTAAQEIPSDWFFPIEKLLYFQAGYFGISPQIAKPRVDELIDRLGLTEKKGSRLRQLSGGMKRRFQLAKALIHDPKILILDEPTAGVDVELRHELWEYFSELHKAGKTILLTTHYIEEAEMLCENVAIIHNGKIIKEGSPKTLTQSLGKAGITIHFSGWSDNLTTKLSDYNYTHEEGRLHFTVGDPEEVLPQIISILAGENCHINSVKAEQSSLEDVFLSLTGKGIHEEDPI; encoded by the coding sequence ATGAATCCAGCTATTCAAATCAATGAGCTGAAAAAATCGTATAACGGATCAGAAGCATTACGCGGAGTAGACTTAACTATAGGTGAGGGAGAATTCTACGGTCTGCTTGGACCAAACGGCGCCGGAAAAACCACTACCATCAATATCCTTACCGGGCTTGTTATTAAGGACAATGGCATAACGGAGGTCTTTGGGAAAGATACCATTAAAGACTACCGATTCACGCGAGCGCAAATTGGAACCGCTGCACAAGAAATACCTTCGGACTGGTTTTTCCCGATTGAAAAACTGCTCTATTTTCAAGCCGGATATTTTGGTATTTCACCCCAAATTGCAAAACCTCGGGTAGATGAACTCATTGATCGCCTTGGGTTAACTGAAAAAAAAGGATCGAGACTGCGGCAGCTTTCCGGTGGGATGAAACGACGATTTCAGCTTGCGAAAGCACTCATTCATGATCCAAAAATTTTGATTCTTGACGAACCAACTGCTGGAGTGGATGTTGAACTACGCCACGAATTGTGGGAATATTTCAGCGAATTGCATAAAGCCGGAAAAACGATTCTCCTCACCACTCATTACATTGAGGAAGCGGAAATGCTGTGCGAAAATGTTGCCATTATACATAACGGAAAAATTATAAAGGAGGGTTCCCCAAAAACATTGACACAGAGCCTCGGGAAAGCAGGCATTACCATTCATTTTTCGGGCTGGAGCGACAACCTTACGACAAAGCTTTCAGATTATAATTACACTCACGAAGAGGGACGGCTTCATTTTACAGTAGGTGATCCTGAAGAAGTGCTTCCACAAATCATTTCAATTCTCGCTGGAGAAAACTGTCATATTAATTCTGTAAAAGCAGAGCAATCTTCCTTAGAGGATGTCTTCCTCTCCCTCACGGGCAAAGGCATCCACGAAGAAGATCCTATTTAA
- a CDS encoding ferrous iron transport protein A, whose protein sequence is MTIGHLNPGDKAIVKSFSGDLELQSRLVEMGILPGTELRLVTIAPMGGAIELKVRNYYVSIRKQDALNIIIES, encoded by the coding sequence ATGACCATTGGACATTTAAATCCAGGCGACAAAGCTATTGTCAAATCATTTTCCGGTGATTTGGAATTGCAGTCCAGATTAGTTGAAATGGGCATTTTACCTGGCACCGAGTTGCGCCTTGTAACGATTGCCCCCATGGGCGGAGCAATTGAATTAAAAGTCCGGAACTACTATGTATCTATTCGAAAACAAGATGCATTAAATATTATTATTGAATCATGA
- the feoB gene encoding ferrous iron transport protein B, with protein sequence MSSNINHQTTPWIALIGNPNSGKTALFNLLTGMSQKVSNYPGVTVEKKLGQGKFNDGSAYNLLDLPGTYSLTPESFDERIITEQVIQWIHGNNPPAAIISVVDASNLSRNLYLTTQLLDLGIPVVVALNMMDLVKQNGHTISPSVLQNQLGAAGVVPMSALEKWGIKELCDVLKTVTSNHQASTDPFPLEIGPKLDPILKPISNIFQNKLGYSTRLSTGQALRLVTRKSTLDIYGQVYLNSQQIDPELLEQLHNLRQSALSNLEKENVPHRTLEATLRYQWLDQNLADVQTEGLQQIDTRSQSEKIDSVLTHKWFGPLIFTGLLYFIFQAIFSWSTSPMDWIESGVSHFSQLVVSVLPKGILRDLLVDGVLAGVGAIVIFLPQILILMFFLIILEDSGYMARVAFMLDRVMSKVGLHGRSVLPLMSGYACAIPGIMSTRTIDSWKERLITMLILPLMSCSARLPVYALMIGAFIPSITVGYIFGLQGLTMVIMYFLGTITALILAKIFSSWIKVEGKSSFVMEMPPYRVPILSSVFRQVFNRGKLFILNAGKIIMAISIVLWFLASFPKTDIHGNPGTIHTSYAGKIGHSIEPLIKPLGFDWKVGIALITSFAAREVVVSTLATIYNVEDSDENVVQLSVAMKNDINPITGKAVFSPLVALSLMVFYVYAAQCMATFAIIRRETNSWKWPFFMIAYMNILAFLASLLVYQGGLWMGFS encoded by the coding sequence ATGAGTTCCAATATAAACCATCAGACAACGCCATGGATTGCATTGATCGGCAACCCAAACTCCGGGAAAACAGCCCTATTTAATTTGCTGACTGGGATGAGTCAGAAGGTGTCAAATTACCCGGGCGTCACGGTCGAAAAAAAACTTGGGCAAGGAAAATTTAATGATGGATCAGCTTACAACCTGCTGGACTTGCCGGGAACTTACAGCCTAACACCGGAATCCTTTGATGAGCGAATTATTACCGAACAGGTTATACAGTGGATACACGGCAATAACCCTCCTGCAGCAATTATTTCCGTGGTGGATGCATCAAATTTGAGCCGCAATCTTTATCTCACAACTCAGCTGTTAGATTTAGGAATTCCGGTTGTAGTCGCGCTAAATATGATGGATTTGGTAAAGCAAAATGGGCATACCATTTCCCCTTCCGTTTTGCAAAACCAGTTAGGTGCAGCAGGAGTTGTTCCAATGTCAGCATTAGAAAAATGGGGCATCAAAGAATTATGCGATGTACTTAAAACCGTCACCAGTAATCACCAAGCTTCTACCGATCCTTTTCCTCTGGAAATAGGCCCGAAACTGGACCCTATCTTGAAACCAATTTCAAATATATTTCAAAATAAATTAGGTTATTCTACTCGTTTGTCCACAGGACAGGCATTAAGACTTGTTACCCGGAAATCAACTTTAGATATTTATGGTCAGGTATATTTGAACAGCCAGCAAATTGATCCTGAGCTTCTTGAGCAATTACACAATCTGAGACAATCCGCACTTAGCAACTTGGAAAAAGAAAATGTACCACACCGCACTCTAGAAGCGACGTTGCGCTATCAGTGGCTAGATCAAAACCTTGCTGATGTTCAAACCGAGGGTTTGCAGCAAATTGATACGCGGTCCCAAAGTGAAAAAATAGATTCTGTTCTAACCCATAAATGGTTTGGACCACTCATATTTACAGGATTGCTATATTTTATCTTTCAAGCCATTTTCAGTTGGTCAACTTCACCAATGGATTGGATTGAGTCGGGCGTTAGCCATTTTAGTCAACTCGTGGTATCCGTTTTACCTAAAGGGATTCTGCGTGATCTTCTGGTAGATGGTGTTTTAGCCGGCGTGGGGGCGATCGTTATATTTTTACCTCAGATTTTAATTCTGATGTTCTTTTTAATCATTTTGGAAGATTCAGGTTATATGGCAAGAGTGGCATTTATGCTCGATCGGGTAATGTCTAAGGTAGGTTTACATGGACGATCAGTTTTACCCTTGATGAGTGGTTACGCATGTGCGATCCCGGGGATTATGTCCACCCGGACCATTGATAGCTGGAAAGAACGATTAATCACCATGCTCATTCTTCCCCTCATGAGTTGCAGTGCAAGATTGCCGGTTTATGCGTTGATGATTGGCGCCTTTATTCCATCTATAACGGTGGGATATATTTTTGGATTGCAGGGATTAACAATGGTTATTATGTATTTTTTAGGAACAATTACCGCGTTGATTTTAGCGAAAATATTCAGCTCGTGGATAAAAGTAGAGGGCAAATCGTCCTTTGTGATGGAAATGCCACCATATCGTGTGCCAATTTTGAGTTCCGTATTCAGACAGGTATTTAATCGGGGAAAATTATTTATTCTCAATGCGGGGAAAATTATTATGGCAATTTCCATCGTTCTTTGGTTTTTAGCGTCTTTCCCGAAAACAGATATTCATGGCAATCCCGGTACGATTCACACTAGTTATGCAGGGAAAATTGGTCACTCTATCGAACCATTGATTAAACCGCTTGGCTTTGATTGGAAAGTAGGAATTGCATTAATTACATCTTTTGCGGCCCGAGAAGTTGTGGTAAGCACCTTAGCTACTATTTATAATGTAGAAGACAGCGATGAAAATGTTGTTCAACTTTCTGTTGCGATGAAAAATGATATTAATCCGATAACAGGTAAAGCCGTTTTTTCGCCATTGGTTGCTTTAAGCCTGATGGTATTTTACGTCTATGCGGCTCAGTGTATGGCAACCTTTGCCATCATTCGCAGGGAAACTAACAGTTGGAAATGGCCATTTTTTATGATCGCTTACATGAATATTTTGGCTTTCTTAGCTTCGCTATTGGTATATCAAGGCGGTTTGTGGATGGGCTTTAGTTGA
- a CDS encoding FeoB-associated Cys-rich membrane protein has protein sequence MDWQTIIVAIIGVVALLAVIRKFYRQFFKPESAPECDNCPVPDIQEKNSQS, from the coding sequence ATGGATTGGCAGACAATTATTGTAGCAATTATTGGAGTGGTGGCGCTTCTTGCGGTAATTCGAAAATTCTACCGCCAGTTTTTTAAACCTGAGTCAGCTCCCGAGTGTGATAATTGCCCGGTTCCGGACATTCAGGAAAAAAATAGTCAATCTTAA
- a CDS encoding ABC transporter permease encodes MNWIGMWTLMKREVGRFFSVYRQTVIPGLISSGLYIMIFGFTLERRIREISIDGEGIPYTLFILPGLAMMNTITNATANTSSSMLQMKLLQQLPDILTAPLSSLEVSLAYIVGGATRGFVNGVLVVILGVFLIDLPIHSIPLTLMFLFMVSWAFASLGLLLGQLSDSWDNLAMLQNFFLTPLSFLGGIFYSIQMLPEWAQSLSFVNPIYYMINGMRYTILGVSDSSPELSFFMAALMTSLFTLAAVLLMKSGRKIKQ; translated from the coding sequence ATGAATTGGATTGGCATGTGGACACTCATGAAACGGGAAGTCGGGCGGTTTTTTTCTGTGTACAGGCAAACCGTTATTCCCGGATTGATTTCTTCCGGACTTTATATCATGATTTTTGGCTTTACCCTCGAGCGTAGAATCCGAGAAATATCCATTGACGGCGAAGGAATTCCATACACTTTGTTTATTCTTCCCGGACTCGCTATGATGAACACTATAACTAATGCAACTGCCAATACTTCATCTTCTATGCTGCAGATGAAACTACTACAACAACTCCCGGATATATTAACGGCTCCCCTTTCTAGCTTGGAGGTTTCCTTGGCTTATATTGTGGGCGGGGCTACTCGCGGATTCGTTAACGGAGTGCTGGTAGTTATCCTTGGTGTATTTCTCATTGATCTTCCAATCCACAGCATTCCGCTTACGCTTATGTTTTTATTTATGGTTTCTTGGGCATTTGCAAGTTTAGGACTATTACTCGGGCAACTATCAGATTCATGGGATAATCTTGCCATGCTTCAGAATTTTTTCCTGACGCCACTCAGTTTTCTCGGAGGAATTTTCTATTCAATCCAAATGTTACCGGAATGGGCGCAGTCCTTGAGTTTCGTAAATCCGATCTATTATATGATAAATGGAATGCGCTACACAATTCTGGGCGTATCGGATTCATCGCCAGAGCTTAGTTTTTTCATGGCAGCGCTCATGACAAGTTTGTTTACACTTGCTGCAGTTTTATTGATGAAAAGCGGCAGGAAAATTAAACAATGA